A region of Saccharomyces mikatae IFO 1815 strain IFO1815 genome assembly, chromosome: 12 DNA encodes the following proteins:
- the GAL2 gene encoding galactose permease GAL2 (similar to Saccharomyces cerevisiae GAL2 (YLR081W)) → MAFEENNKPVASEQPQAAEDLVSSFSKDSHLSAQSQKYSNDELKAGEANPEGSESVPMEIPKKPMSEYVTVSLLCLCVAFGGFMFGWDTGTISGFVAQTDFLRRFGMKHKDGTHYLSNVRTGLIVAIFNIGCAFGGIILSKAGDMYGRKKGLSIVVSVYIVGIIIQIASINKWYQYFIGRIISGLGVGGIAVLSPMLISEIAPKHLRGTLVSCYQLMITAGIFLGYCTNYGTKNYSNSVQWRVPLGLCFAWSLFMIGALTLVPESPRYLCEMNRVEDAKHSIAKSNKVSPEDPAVQAELDLIMAGVEAEKLAGNASWGELFSTKTKVFQRLLMGVLVQMFQQLTGNNYFFYYGTIVFKSVGLNDSFQTSIVIGVVNFASTFFSLWTVENLGRRKCLLLGAATMMACMVIFASVGVTRLYPHGKSQPSSKGAGNCMIVFTCFYIFCYATTWAPVAWVITAESFPLRVKSKCMAMASASNWVWGFLIAFFTPFITSAINFYYGYVFMGCLVAMFFYVFFFVPETKGLSLEEIQELWEEGVLPWKSEGWIPSSRRGNDYNLEDLQHDNKPWYKAML, encoded by the coding sequence atGGCTTTTGAAGAGAACAATAAGCCTGTTGCTTCAGAGCAACCCCAAGCTGCTGAAGATTTAGTGTCTTCATTCAGTAAAGATTCACACTTAAGTGcacaatctcaaaaatattCCAATGATGAATTGAAAGCTGGCGAGGCAAACCCTGAAGGGTCTGAAAGTGTGCCCATGGAGATACCCAAGAAGCCTATGTCTGAGTATGTAACTGTTTCTCTGCTATGCTTGTGTGTCGCCTTCGGCGGCTTCATGTTTGGCTGGGATACCGGCACCATATCTGGTTTTGTTGCTCAAACAGACTTCTTGAGAAGATTTGGTATGAAACACAAGGATGGAACCCATTATTTGTCAAATGTCAGAACTGGTTTAATTGTCGCCATTTTCAACATTGGTTGTGCCTTTGGTGGtattattctttccaaaGCTGGCGATATGTATGGCCGTAAAAAGGGTCTTTCAATTGTTGTTTCCGTTTATATAGTCGGAATTATCATTCAAATTGCCTCCATCAACAAATGGTACCAATATTTTATCGGAAGAATTATCTCTGGTCTAGGTGTCGGTGGTATTGCCGTCTTATCTCCTATGTTGATCTCTGAAATTGCCCCAAAACATTTGAGAGGTACACTAGTTTCCTGTTACCAGCTGATGATTACTGCAGGTATTTTCCTAGGCTATTGTACTAACTATGGTACAAAGAACTATTCGAACTCAGTCCAATGGAGAGTACCATTGGGGCTATGTTTCGCTTGGTCATTATTCATGATTGGCGCTTTAACGCTGGTCCCTGAATCCCCACGTTACTTATGTGAAATGAATAGGGTCGAAGATGCAAAGCATTCTATTGCCAAGTCTAACAAAGTGTCACCAGAAGATCCAGCTGTTCAAGCCGAGTTGGATCTGATCATGGCGGGTGTAGAAGCTGAAAAACTGGCTGGCAATGCGTCATGGGGTGAATTATTTTCTACAAAGACCAAAGTCTTCCAACGTTTGTTAATGGGTGTACTTGTCCAAATGTTCCAACAATTGACTGGTAATAACTACTTCTTCTACTACGGTACCATTGTCTTCAAGTCAGTTGGTCTTAATGATTCATTTCAAACTTCCATTGTCATTGGTGTGGTCAACTTTGCTTCCACTTTCTTCAGTTTGTGGACTGTTGAGAACTTGGGTCGTCGTAAGTGTTTGCTTTTAGGCGCCGCCACCATGATGGCCTGTATGGTTATCTTCGCTTCTGTTGGTGTAACCAGATTATATCCTCATGGTAAGAGCCAACCTTCTTCCAAGGGCGCTGGTAACTGTATGATTGTCTTCACCtgtttttatattttctgtTATGCCACGACTTGGGCACCAGTTGCCTGGGTTATTACTGCAGAATCATTCCCCTTGAGAGTCAAGTCGAAATGTATGGCCATGGCCTCAGCTTCCAATTGGGTATGGGGCTTCTTGATTGCATTCTTCACTCCATTTATCACCTCTGCCATTAATTTCTACTACGGTTATGTCTTTATGGGCTGTTTAGTTGCTATGTtcttttatgtttttttctttgttccaGAAACCAAGGGCCTGTCGTTGGAGGAAATACAAGAGTTATGGGAAGAAGGTGTTCTCCCATGGAAATCCGAAGGCTGGATCCCCTCCTCTAGAAGAGGTAATGATTATAATTTGGAAGATTTACAACATGACAACAAACCATGGTACAAAGCCATGCTATAA
- the EMP70 gene encoding Emp70p (similar to Saccharomyces cerevisiae TMN2 (YDR107C) and EMP70 (YLR083C); ancestral locus Anc_8.254) has translation MAYLQLLLLYFLVSTAKAFYLPGVAPTTYKENDEIPLLVNHLTPSMYYQHKDEEGNNVSGDKENFLYSYDYYNSRFHFCKPEKVEKQPESLGSIIFGDRIYNSPFQLKMLEEKECVSLCKKTIPGNDAKFINKLIKNGFFQNWLIDGLPAARNVSDKRTKTSFYGAGFELGFVEVTQGTASEATPNTAETTNQGVELDTRDGHNMVQTYEHPYFTNHYDIRIEYHDRGEGNYRVVGVIVNPVSIKRSDPETCETDGSPLMLDEENDNEVYFTYSVKFVESETSWATRWDKYLHVYDPSIQWFSLINFSLVVVLLSSVVIHSLLRALKSDFARYNELNLDDDFQEDSGWKLSHGDVFRAPSRSLTLSILVGSGVQLFFMVTCSIFFAALGFLSPSSRGSLATVMFMLYALFGFVGSYTSMGIYKFFDGPYWKANLILTPLLVPGTILIIIIALNFFLMFVHSSGVIPASTLFFMVFLWFLFSIPLSFAGSLVARKKCHWDEHPTKTNQIARQIPFQPWYLKTVPATLIAGVFPFGSIAVELYFIYTSLWFNKIFYMFGFLFFSFLLLTLTTSLVTILITYHSLCLENWKWQWRGFIVGGAGCALYVFIHSILFTKFKLGGFTTIVLYVGYSSVISLLCCLVTGSIGFISSMFFIRKIYSSIKVD, from the coding sequence ATGGCATACCTACAGCTTTTGTTGCTCTATTTTTTAGTGTCAACAGCTAAAGCATTCTATTTGCCAGGTGTAGCGCCTACTACTTACAAGGAAAACGATGAAATTCCATTGCTTGTTAATCATTTAACTCCATCAATGTATTATCAACacaaagatgaagaaggtaATAATGTCTCAGGAGATAAAGAGAACTTTTTGTATTCCTACGACTATTACAACAGtagatttcatttttgcaAACCCGAAAAAGTCGAGAAGCAACCTGAATCCTTGGGTTCCATTATATTCGGTGATCGAATTTATAATTCCCCGTTCCAATTGAAAATGctagaagaaaaggagtGTGTCTCCTTGTGTAAAAAAACTATCCCCGGCAATGACGCTAAATTTATAAATAAATTGATCAAAAATGGCTTTTTCCAAAACTGGCTAATTGATGGATTACCGGCTGCTAGAAATGTTTCTGACAAAAGAACTAAGACAAGCTTTTATGGAGCTGGCTTCGAACTTGGATTCGTAGAAGTTACCCAGGGAACCGCTAGCGAGGCTACTCCAAATACTGCTGAAACTACTAATCAAGGCGTTGAGTTGGACACACGTGATGGCCACAATATGGTGCAAACTTACGAGCATCCTTACTTCACTAATCATTACGATATTAGAATTGAATATCACGACCGCGGTGAAGGTAACTATCGCGTAGTTGGTGTGATTGTCAATCCAGTATCCATAAAACGTTCTGATCCAGAAACCTGTGAAACAGATGGCAGCCCTTTAATGttggatgaagaaaatgataacGAAGTTTATTTCACTTATTCCGtcaaatttgttgaatCAGAAACTTCTTGGGCCACCAGATGGGATAAGTATTTACACGTCTATGACCCTTCCATTCAATGGTTCTCTTTGATCAACTTCTCTTTAGTTGTTGTCTTGTTATCGTCTGTTGTCATCCATTCGCTATTGCGGGCACTGAAAAGTGATTTTGCACGTTACAATGAATTGAACCTGGACGATGATTTCCAAGAGGATTCAGGTTGGAAATTGAGTCATGGTGATGTTTTCCGTGCACCAAGTAGATCACTAACCCTTTCCATTTTGGTTGGTTCTGGAGttcaattgtttttcaTGGTTACTTGtagcattttctttgctGCCTTAGGTTTCTTATCACCTAGTTCTAGAGGTTCGTTGGCCACCGTTATGTTTATGCTATATGCATTATTCGGGTTTGTCGGCTCTTATACATCCATGGGTATTTACAAATTTTTCGATGGACCTTACTGGAAAGCAAACTTGATATTGACCCCACTTTTAGTTCCAGGTACTATTTTGATCATAATTATCGcattgaatttctttctgatGTTTGTTCATTCTTCCGGCGTCATACCAGCAAGCACTTTGTTCTTTATGGTGTTTTTATGGTTTTTGTTCTCTATTCCATTATCGTTTGCTGGCTCATTGGTTgctagaaaaaaatgtcattGGGATGAACATCCAACCAAGACAAACCAAATTGCAAGACAAATTCCCTTCCAACCTTGGTATTTGAAGACAGTGCCAGCTACTTTGATTGCTGGTGTCTTTCCATTTGGCTCCATTGCCGTTGAATTGTATTTCATATACACAAGTCTATGGTTCAATAAGATCTTCTACATGTTCggatttttatttttctctttcctaCTTCTAACTTTGACAACCTCACTGGTTACCATTTTGATCACTTATCATTCGTTATGTCTCGAAAACTGGAAGTGGCAATGGAGAGGATTCATTGTTGGAGGTGCCGGTTGTGCTTTGTATGTGTTTATTCATTCCATTTTATTCACTAAATTCAAGCTGGGTGGGTTCACAACTATTGTTTTGTATGTGGGGTACTCTTCGGTTATTTCACTACTGTGTTGTTTGGTAACTGGTTCGATTGGTTTCATTAGCAGTATGTTCTTCATTAGAAAAATTTACTCATCTATTAAAGTAGACTGA
- the ARP6 gene encoding Arp6p (similar to Saccharomyces cerevisiae ARP6 (YLR085C); ancestral locus Anc_8.258) — METAPIVIDNGSYEIKFGPSTNEKPFRALNALAKDKFGTSYLSNHIKNIKDISSVTFRRPHELGQLTLWELESCIWDYCFFNPIEFDGFDLKEGKGHHLVASESCMTLPELSKHADQVIFEEYEFDSLFKSPVAAFVPFTKSYKSKMKAISGKDEDADIVVSKSNEADMPSNNPRDTQKFDSDYHDFQLVIDSGFNCTWIIPVLKGIPYYKAVKKLDVGGRFLTGLLKETLSFRHYNMMDETILVNNIKEKCLFVSPVSYFDSFKVKDKHALEYVLPDFQTSFLGYVRNRRKENSPLAEDAQTITLTDELFTIPETFFHPEIAQITKPGIVEAILESLSMLPEIVRPLMVGNIVCTGGNFNLPNFAQRLAAELQRQLPTDWTCHVSVPESDCALFGWEVMSQFSSTASYRNARVTREEYYEHGSDWCTKHRFGYQNWI, encoded by the coding sequence ATGGAAACAGCGCCTATTGTGATTGATAATGGGTCCTATGAAATCAAGTTTGGTCCTTCCACAAATGAAAAGCCGTTTCGAGCTTTGAATGCATTGGCCAAAGATAAATTTGGAACGTCATATTTATCAAACCATATCAAAAACATCAAGGATATCTCGTCCGTTACTTTCAGAAGACCGCACGAATTGGGACAACTAACGTTGTGGGAGTTGGAGAGTTGCATATGGGATTATTGTTTCTTCAATCCAATAGAGTTCGATGGGTTTGATCTAAAGGAGGGAAAGGGACATCATTTGGTCGCTAGCGAGAGCTGTATGACTTTGCCAGAACTGAGTAAACATGCTGACCAGGTgatatttgaagaatatgaatTTGATAGCCTTTTTAAGTCGCCTGTAGCGGCATTCGTACCATTCACTAAATCATATAAGAGTAAAATGAAAGCTATCTCCGGTAAGGACGAAGATGCAGACATCGTTGTTAGTAAGTCAAACGAAGCAGATATGCCATCCAATAATCCCAGGGATACacaaaaatttgatagCGACTATCATGATTTTCAATTGGTTATTGATTCCGGGTTCAACTGTACTTGGATCATTCCTGTCCTAAAAGGCATACCGTACTATAAAgcagtaaaaaaattggacGTTGGAGGCCGTTTCCTTACTGGGTTACTAAAAGAAACCTTGTCGTTCAGGCACTACAATATGATGGATGAAACGATACTTGttaataatatcaaagagAAATGCCTGTTTGTTAGCCCAGTTTCCTATTTTGATAGTTTCAAAGTAAAGGACAAGCATGCACTAGAATATGTGCTACCCGATTTCCAAACTAGTTTTCTTGGTTACGTGAGGAATaggagaaaagaaaatagccCGTTAGCGGAGGATGCACAAACTATAACTTTGACGGATGAGCTATTCACAATACCAGAAACATTTTTCCACCCAGAAATTGCACAAATAACAAAACCAGGCATTGTGGAAGCAATTCTAGAGAGCCTTTCCATGCTACCAGAGATAGTACGACCTCTCATGGTAGGAAACATCGTGTGCACGGGAGGAAACTTCAATCTGCCCAATTTCGCCCAACGGCTTGCAGCAGAGTTACAAAGGCAATTACCCACAGACTGGACTTGTCATGTATCGGTGCCTGAAAGTGATTGTGCCCTCTTTGGATGGGAAGTAATGTCTCAATTCTCAAGCACCGCTTCCTACCGGAATGCCAGGGTCACAAGAGAAGAATACTATGAGCATGGTTCTGATTGGTGCACCAAGCACAGGTTTGGCTACCAGAATTGGATATAA
- the RAX2 gene encoding Rax2p (similar to Saccharomyces cerevisiae RAX2 (YLR084C); ancestral locus Anc_8.256) gives MFVHRLWTLAFLFLAQASKASQLQNIKSLLDIEDNVLPNLNISQNNSNAVQILGGVDAISFYKYTGQQNFTKGISPGTNSHGLVYYSNNTYIQLEDASDDTRIDKITPFGDDSFILSGSGTINNISVGNQILYNLSTLSMAPIFNQSLGDVETVLVNDTSVYFGGNFSYNNGSMIGHSALVWDAMSDTAQLLPFGGFGENSNVNSILKLNDDNIVFAGKFYTLDDSSVLITSSNNGTNSTFSLNATKLELGQRISLRYASWDSQGSTTLASNSLVCPNDNGNAWLYPATSGSLVCNLPYEVSPTKIRLYNSQDAGSEIALFQILTNPSSSIMNLTYLDPLSGELKNCDEFCPLYSRATLLAASQNASSSMDMITFIDGNNTDVKWSSDFQDFAFANELPVTSLKLIALNSYGDSIGLSGLELYQNTFSTYANNSLNEYGCSALVNDSSSSILSNNSWYNGLTGESYIATNYIPDQNEPIPRVKFYPNIIHSGHYTINTYTPGCVQDNTCSSRGIVNVTVWNPQNNTMMKTYTIYQNNDNLKYDQIFSGYLDFSPEIVLEYISGIYSSNTATVVVADRVNVITVSLDTFNALSEINNVKRQTPLNGIFQYQKSNFTGTTSNKTKVGNTTLNLFPVNNYPKNASLLVEIYNDKLIVGGVSNRISTIDLNENFEIKSSENRTIQGDVYGITKTGQGLLIYGDLRSSDNQSTVLLFNESFGKVPNYSKRVNSATNISIADNELFVFDNNYIINASSNAQISNSTSFSLSLWAAGNNGNGDVLFSGTVSHMEFSNLNGSASFKNEDQVQALNIGRGIVPYFGAYLNESVSAYAYETDALNKIYFSNKVNPSWNWSNTITRMLYANNQTMLVVSSESSSTADLTIFNLRNMTTIANETLGSNAKVSALVNFEKNSSILVGGDFQITKPNCSGLCLYNYETKSWSTFFNNTIFGEVTQLSLANSSELIISGLFNTREHQSIRLGSFNLNNFTMVPLLSGSEGKLNSFVVTDNSLVAWNDTSLFIYGNQKWNITSLPSDDSLIGSVSTISTNTKSDTLNKRATNNAHDGSILLLNGNFTMPQYGNLQSLLFDFQAWTPYFISEISNSSNYNPTFFINRDVSTEFNSQITLPNLNITVTNPQSTSSQSPSTSATSESKSKSEKKKIDRGFVVLIGLALALGTVSVLGIVGVILAYVFKDPEGDYKPIKPRIDENEMLDTVPPEKLMKFV, from the coding sequence ATGTTTGTTCATCGTCTCTGGACGCTCgcatttctctttcttgcGCAGGCTTCAAAGGCATCACAACTGCAGAATATCAAATCCTTACTAGATATTGAGGACAATGTGCTACCCAATCTGAATATATCGCAAAATAACAGTAACGCTGTGCAAATCCTTGGCGGTGTGGACGCCATATCATTTTACAAATATACAGGCCAGCAAAATTTCACCAAAGGTATAAGCCCGGGAACAAACTCGCATGGACTTGTTTACTACTCTAACAATACCTATATCCAGTTGGAAGATGCGTCTGATGATACTCGAATAGACAAGATCACGCCATTCGGTGACGATTCGTTTATCCTTAGTGGATCAGGCACAATAAACAATATATCAGTGGGAAATCAGATATTATACAACTTATCGACGCTATCTATGGCACCTATATTCAATCAGTCGTTAGGAGATGTGGAGACTGTGCTTGTGAATGATACTTCTGTCTATTTTGGAGGAAACTTTTCATATAACAATGGCTCCATGATAGGGCATAGTGCTCTCGTTTGGGACGCCATGTCAGATACCGCGCAACTTTTACCTTTTGGAGGATTTGGTGAAAACTCCAATGTGAATTCAATTCTCAAGCTTAATGATGACAATATTGTCTTTGCGGGAAAGTTTTATACATTGGATGATTCTTCTGTGCTTATCACCAGTTCCAATAATGGTACAAATTCAACCTTCTCGTTAAATGCTACAAAATTGGAGCTGGGGCAACGGATTTCTTTGAGGTATGCTTCCTGGGATTCTCAAGGAAGTACAACACTTGCATCTAATTCGTTAGTTTGCCCCAATGACAATGGAAATGCATGGTTATATCCTGCCACATCTGGATCTCTGGTTTGCAACCTACCTTATGAAGTTTCACCAACAAAAATAAGACTCTATAACTCGCAAGATGCGGGCAGTGAAATCGctttgtttcaaattctgACTAATCCATCAAGTAGTATAATGAACTTAACGTATCTAGACCCACTGAGTGGGGAGTTAAAAAATTGTGATGAGTTTTGCCCTTTGTATAGTCGGGCCACTTTACTAGCAGCAAGCCAAAATGCGTCCTCATCCATGGACATGATTACCTTTATCGATGGTAATAATACAGATGTGAAATGGTCATCAGATTTCCAGGATTTTGCTTTTGCAAATGAGCTTCCTGTAACGTCCTTGAAACTTATAGCTTTGAATTCATACGGGGACAGCATTGGATTATCCGGTTTAGAACTTTACCAGAATACATTTTCCACTTATGCCAACAACTCACTGAACGAATATGGTTGTAGCGCGCTGGTCAATGATTCATCGTCATCCATATTATCGAACAATAGTTGGTATAATGGATTAACAGGCGAAAGTTATATAGCTACAAACTACATTCCAGATCAGAATGAGCCAATTCCACGTGTGAAATTCTACCCTAACATTATCCACTCTGGTCACTATACCATTAATACATATACACCGGGATGTGTCCAGGATAATACTTGCTCTTCAAGAGGTATTGTGAACGTAACTGTGTGGAATCCACAAAATAATACAATGATGAAAACTTACACgatttatcaaaataaCGATAATTTAAAATATGATCAGATTTTTTCCGGATATCTAGATTTCTCACCGGAGATTGTTTTGGAATATATCTCTGGAATCTATTCGAGTAACACTGCTACGGTGGTCGTGGCGGATCGAGTCAATGTTATTACTGTTTCTCTTGATACTTTTAATGCTCTTTCGGAGATTAACAATGTGAAAAGACAAACGCCATTGAAtggtatttttcaatatcaaaaatcaaacttTACTGGCACGACatcaaacaaaacaaaGGTAGGTAATACGACCTTAAATCTTTTCCCGGTAAACAATTATCCCAAAAACGCATCCCTATTAGTTGAAATCTACAACGACAAATTGATAGTTGGTGGAGTGAGTAACCGCATTTCCACTATTGACTTAAATGAGAACTTTGAAATAAAGTCGAGTGAAAATCGAACCATACAAGGTGATGTGTATGGCATAACGAAGACCGGTCAAGGTTTGCTAATATATGGGGATCTCCGTTCTTCCGATAATCAATCAACTGTTTTACTCTTTAATGAATCCTTTGGAAAAGTTCCCAACTATTCTAAGAGAGTAAATAGTGCCACCAATATTAGCATTGCAGACAATGAATTATTCGTTTTTGATaacaattacatcatcAACGCCTCTTCCAATGCGCAGATATCAAATTCTACTTCATTTAGTCTATCACTTTGGGCGGCTGGTAACAACGGTAACGGTGATGTTTTGTTCTCAGGTACAGTGTCTCATATGGAATTTAGTAATTTGAATGGATCTGCgagtttcaaaaatgagGATCAAGTGCAGGCACTAAATATAGGGAGAGGTATTGTACCGTACTTTGGTGCATATTTAAATGAATCAGTCTCAGCATACGCATATGAAACGGATGCTCTCAATAAGATCTACTTTTCTAATAAAGTCAACCCTTCCTGGAATTGGTCTAACACTATAACTCGGATGTTGTACGCTAATAATCAAACCATGTTAGTTGTTAGTTCAGAGTCCTCAAGTACGGCGGATCTGACGATTTTTAATTTGAGGAATATGACAACAATTGCTAACGAAACGCTGGGATCGAATGCAAAAGTCAGTGCATTGgttaattttgaaaaaaatagtagCATACTAGTTGGCGGAGATTTCCAAATTACTAAGCCAAACTGTTCCGGACTATGTCTGTATAATTATGAAACGAAATCATGGTCcaccttcttcaataacaCGATTTTTGGTGAAGTCACCCAGCTTTCCCTCGCTAATTCGTCAGAATTAATTATTTCTGGTCTTTTTAATACAAGAGAACACCAATCTATACGATTAGGCTCCTttaatttgaacaatttcaCCATGGTCCCATTATTATCAGGATCGGAAGGGAAATTAAATTCATTTGTTGTTACCGATAATTCTCTTGTCGCATGGAATGACACTTCGTTATTTATTTAtggaaatcaaaaatggaatatAACTTCATTACCTAGCGATGACAGTTTGATCGGCTCTGTTTCCACTATAAGCACTAACACAAAATCCGACACTTTAAACAAGAGAGCAACCAACAATGCCCATGATGGTAGTATCCTCCTCCTTAACGGTAATTTCACCATGCCACAATATGGTAACTTACAGAGCTTGttatttgattttcaagCCTGGACCCCTTACTTTATCTCAGAAATATCCAATTCTTCCAACTACAAtccaactttttttatcaatagaGACGTTTCAACTGAATTTAATTCTCAAATCACACTTCCCAACTTAAATATCACTGTGACAAACCCCCAGTCGACGTCATCCCAATCTCCAAGTACATCAGCGACTAGTGAGTCTAAgtcaaaatcagaaaagaagaaaatagatCGTGGATTTGTTGTTCTAATTGGTCTTGCACTAGCATTAGGGACAGTTTCTGTCCTCGGTATTGTGGGCGTCATTCTTGCCTATGTATTCAAAGATCCAGAGGGTGATTACAAACCAATTAAACCGCGTATTGATGAGAATGAAATGCTTGATACCGTTCCTCCCGAAAAGCTCATGAAGTTTGTCTAA
- the SRL2 gene encoding Srl2p (similar to Saccharomyces cerevisiae SRL2 (YLR082C)): MSNFKNFTLNSFEDYYGKASETPKMEDEKSEATNVSASSSKKVYKSKKNTTRYDQKNVFRNSTTGLAQTLPTKPVKIIEQSIDFANPKSFDLLQSTHTICFNRKNGTTDTKLNMEAQTSSDIDNDMLHVGAPSDLGGNSNDEAETRQLRKFRWSNNKEKCICEKLTVIYWALLLNTTKRASKRRPILCHQVIAEFFNRVYKEKSRVPITSRYIRDNLVTWVTQGKELHEKGWEGDSKTGDLQEQFNIAIIKLYDSAEDGRLIMAKDRVFREENSRSNSSVRAEEDFTSTTDENDQVALQRNLKEDRRESIRNHILALDLNDEDFLHNIMKILSSIDEPELRQYVVIISELVSMEIDDGKTVREKLRDVEMSINRLQVDIKEIKEMLIMLAKK, from the coding sequence ATGTccaacttcaaaaattttacgttaaattcttttgaagattATTACGGAAAGGCTTCTGAAACGCCAAAAATGGAGGATGAGAAATCGGAAGCAACAAATGTGAGTGCGtcctcttcaaaaaaagtgtacaaaagcaaaaagaaTACCACAAGATATGATCAAAAGAATGTCTTTAGAAACTCAACGACAGGGCTTGCGCAAACACTGCCAACGAAACCGGTAAAGATCATAGAGCAGAGTATCGATTTTGCCAATCCGAAAAGCTTCGACCTTTTGCAGTCGACACACACTATCTGTtttaatagaaaaaatggcACTACTGATACAAAATTAAATATGGAAGCTCAGACTTCCAGCGATATCGATAACGACATGTTGCATGTTGGAGCACCCTCGGACCTGGGAGGTAATAGCAATGATGAGGCGGAAACAAGACAATTGAGAAAATTTCGATGgtcaaataataaagaaaaatgtattTGTGAAAAGCTGACCGTTATATATTGGGCTCTTCTACTTAACACAACAAAGAGAGCAAGTAAAAGGAGGCCGATATTGTGTCATCAAGTGATAGCggagtttttcaatagagTTTATAAGGAGAAATCAAGGGTACCTATAACTTCTAGATATATCAGGGATAACCTTGTCACTTGGGTTACTCAAGGAAAGGAATTGCATGAAAAAGGCTGGGAAGGTGATTCCAAAACTGGTGATTTACAAGAGCAATTCAATATAGCCATTATTAAATTATATGACAGCGCAGAAGACGGACGTCTTATCATGGCTAAAGACAGAGTTTTTCGAGAGGAAAACAGTAGGAGCAACAGTTCGGTTCGAGCGGAAGAGGACTTTACCTCCACTACCGATGAAAATGATCAGGTTGCTTTACAAAGGAACCTGAAAGAGGATCGAAGAGAGTCTATCAGGAATCATATTCTTGCTTTGGATCTGAATGACGAGGATTTTTTACACAATataatgaagattttaTCTTCTATTGATGAGCCAGAATTAAGACAATATGTAGTCATAATCTCAGAATTAGTCAGTATGGAAATAGACGATGGTAAAACAGTACGGGAAAAGCTCCGAGATGTGGAAATGAGCATTAATAGGCTACAGGTTGATATAAAAgagataaaagaaatgcTTATTATGCTAGCAAAGAAATGA